From Aricia agestis chromosome 11, ilAriAges1.1, whole genome shotgun sequence, a single genomic window includes:
- the LOC121731768 gene encoding FACT complex subunit spt16 isoform X2 codes for MSNISLDKDTFYRRIKRLYAAWKAAAADPKADDTLAKVDCLVSCVGVDEDTLYSKSTALQTWLFGYELPDTITVLTEHSMCFLASKKKIEFLRQIENGKEESDLPPVKLLIRDRNDKDKENFNKLIQEIKKSKSGKTLGVFAKDNYPGEFCESWKNTMKSEKFENVDVSSSIALLIAPKEDSEIITVKKACLVTVDVFTKYLKDQIMEIIDSDKKVKHSKLAEGVEAAISDKKYVTGVDTSQVDMCYPPIIQSGGNYSLKFSAVSDKNHLHFGAIICSLGARYKSYCSNIVRTLLVNPTDEVQSNYNFLLNLEEEVMKRLVSGAKLSAVYEAGLELAKKEKPDLVENLTKTFGFAMGIEFRESSIVIGPKTSIVAKKGMVFNINIGLANLTNSAATEKEGKTYALFIGDTVLVNDEQPASLLTQSKKKIKNIGIFLKDDDEEEEEEKENKTEILGRGKRTAVIESKLRTEHSSEEKRKEHQKELAIALNEKAKERLAKQSSNKDSEKVRKNTVSYKSVSQMPRENEVKELKLYVDRKYETVILPIFGVPVPFHISTIKNISQSVEGDYTYLRINFFHPGATMGKNEGGNNQQPDATFVKEVTYRSTNTKEPGEISPPSANLNTGFRLIKEVQKKFKTREAEEREKEDLVKQDTLILSQSKGNPKLKDLYIRPNIVTKRMSGSLEAHSNGFRFTSVRGDKVDILYNNIKNAFFQPCDGEMIILLHFHLKHAIMFGKKKHVDVQFYTEVGEITTDLGKHQHMHDRDDLAAEQSERELRHKLKQAFKSFCERVENSTKQEVEFDTPFRELGFPGAPYRSTVLLQPTSGALVNLTEWPPFVIALEDVELVHFERVQFHLKNFDMVFVFKDYAKKVAMVNAVPMNMLDHVKEWLNSCDIRYSEGIQSLNWTKVMKTITDDIEGFFDNGGWSFLDPESDAENEQQEEDSEEEDDAYEPTDAESEEESEDDSEYDSEASDASDGDSEDEDDEESGKDWSDLEREAAEEDKERAMGGDDYERKRKAGHRDFHDNKKHKSSSHKSSSHKSSSHKSPSKHNSSSSPSKNRDKHKSSHSRDNKSSHGDRKSSHGDRKSSHNDRKSSHNDRDKHSKSNGDHKKSSNDKSHKRSRDDSREHERSSKKSKK; via the exons ATGTCTAATATATCTCTCGAcaaggatacattttatcgaCGAATAAAAAGGCTTTACGCAGCTTGGAAG GCGGCAGCTGCCGATCCCAAAGCTGATGATACATTAGCTAAAGTAGACTGCTTAGTTTCATGTGTCGGTGTCGATGAAGATACGTTGTACAGTAAATCTACCGCGTTGCAG ACTTGGTTATTTGGATATGAGTTGCCAGATACAATTACAGTACTTACAGAACACAGCATGTGTTTCCTTGCTAGCAAAAAGAAGATTGAGTTTCTGAGACAAATTGAGAATGGAAAAGAAGAAAGTGATTTACCTCCAGTGAAACTTCTTATAAGAGATAGA aaTGATAAGGACAAGGAAAACTTTAATAAACTTATACAAGAGATTAAAAAGTCTAAGTCTGGTAAGACATTGGGTGTATTTGCTAAAGATAACTATCCGGGAGAGTTCTGTGAGAGTTGGAAAAACACCATGAAATCGGAAAAGTTTGAAAATGTAGATGTCAGTTCATCGATCGCTTTGTTGATCGCACCAAAGGAGGACTCGGAGATTATTACAGTGAAAAAGGCCTGCTTAGTCACAGTTGATGTTTTCACAAAGTATTTAAAAGACCAAATCATGGAGATCATAGATTCAGACAAG AaagtaaaacattcaaaattagcGGAGGGCGTAGAAGCTGCGATATCAGATAAGAAATATGTAACAGGAGTAGATACAAGTCAAGTCGACATGTGCTATCCCCCGATAATTCAGTCTGGCGGCAACTACAGTTTGAAATTCAGTGCAGTGTCtgacaaaaaccatttacacTTTGGCGCAATCATATGCTCTCTCGGAGCGAGATACAAATCCTACTGCTCAAATATCGTAAGAACATTGTTAGTGAACCCTACAGATGAagtacaaagtaattataatttcTTACTGAATTTGGAAGAGGAGGTCATGAAGAGACTAGTTTCTGGAGCAAAGCTCTCAGCGGTATATGAAGCGGGGCTGGAGCTGGCTAAAAAGGAAAAACCTGATCTCGTTGAAAATCTCACTAAAACCTTTGG atttgctATGGGtattgagttccgagaaagttCTATAGTGATTGGCCCAAAAACATCTATTGTGGCTAAGAAAGGCATGGTGTTTAATATCAACATTGGCTTGGCCAACTTAACCAACAGTGCAGCAACGGAAAAAGAAGGAAAA acaTATGCATTGTTTATTGGTGATACAGTACTTGTGAACGATGAGCAACCCGCGTCTCTGTTGACGCAATCTAAAAAGAAAATCAAAAACATTGGTATCTTCTTGAAAGACGATGAtgaggaggaagaagaagaaaaggAAAACAAGACTGAAATACTTG GCAGAGGCAAAAGAACGGCAGTAATAGAATCCAAACTCCGTACGGAACATTCTTCAGAAGAAAAACGTAAGGAACATCAAAAGGAGCTGGCTATAGCTCTCAATGAGAAGGCTAAAGAGCGATTGGCGAAACAGTCTAGTAATAAGGACAGTGAGAAAGTGAGGAAGAATACCGTATCCTACAAGAGTGTCAGTCAAATGCCTAGAGAGAATGAAGTCAAGGAGTTGAAATTGTATGTTG ATCGCAAATACGAAACAGTTATCCTGCCTATATTCGGTGTGCCCGTACCATTCCATATTTCGACGATAAAGAACATCTCTCAGTCAGTTGAGGGTGATTATACTTACCTGAGAATAAACTTCTTCCATCCCGGAGCGACGATGGGCAAGAACGAGGGTGGTAATAACCAGCAACCAGATGCCACATTTGTTAAAGAAGT TACCTACAGAAGCACAAACACAAAGGAACCCGGTGAAATATCTCCCCCATCAGCAAATCTCAACACAGGCTTCAGACTCATCAAAGAAGTTCAAAAGAAATTCAAGACGAGAGAAGCAGAAGAAAGAGAGAAAGAGGATTTAGTTAAGCAAGACACACTAATACTGTCACAAAGTAAAGGCAATCCGAAGCTGAAAGATTTATACATTAGACCCAATATAGTTACAAAGAGAATGAGCGGCTCCCTGGAAGCACATTCTAACGGGTTCAGGTTTACATCAGTCAGAGGGGATAAAGTGGACATACTGTATAACAACATCAAGAATGCATTCTTCCAACCGTGCGACGGAGAAATGATTATTCTACTACATTTCCATTTGAAACATGCAATAATGTTTG GTAAAAAGAAACACGTGGACGTCCAATTCTACACGGAAGTGGGTGAGATCACCACGGACTTGGGCAAACACCAGCACATGCATGACAGAGACGATCTGGCCGCTGAACAGAGTGAGAGGGAGCTCCGACATAAACTTAAGCAGGCCTTCAAGAGCTTCTGTGAGCGAGTCGAGAATAGCACCAAACAAGAGGTCGAGTTCGACACGCCCTTCCG GGAGTTAGGTTTCCCTGGTGCACCATACCGCAGCACAGTTCTACTGCAGCCAACGTCTGGAGCACTAGTCAACCTCACCGAATGGCCTCCATTTGTCATCGCACTAGAAGATGTAGAGCTGGTACACTTTGAGCGAGTTCAGTTCCACCTAAAGAACTTCGATATGGTGTTTGTGTTTAAGGATTATGCAAAGAAGGTGGCTATGGTCAACGCTGTACCGATGAACATGCTTGACCATGTGAAAGAATGGCTCAA TTCTTGCGATATCCGCTACTCGGAGGGTATACAGTCTTTGAACTGGACCAAAGTCATGAAAACCATCACAGACGATATTGAGGGATTCTTCGACAATGGAGGCTGGTCCTTCTTGGATCCCGAGTCTGATGCTGAAAACGAGCAGCAG GAGGAAGATTCTGAGGAGGAGGATGACGCATACGAGCCGACGGACGCCGAGTCCGAGGAGGAATCTGAGGACGACTCCGAGTACGACTCCGAAGCCTCCGACGCCTCGGACGGCGACAGCGAAG ACGAGGACGACGAGGAGTCCGGCAAGGACTGGTCGGACCTCGAGCGGGAGGCGGCGGAGGAGGACAAGGAGCGCGCGATGGGCGGCGACGACTACGAGCGGAAACGGAAGGCCGGACACCGCGACTTCCACGACAACAAGAAGCACAAGAGCTCCTCGCACAAGAGCTCCAGC CACAAGAGCTCCAGCCACAAGAGCCCATCCAAGCATAATAGCAGCAgcag TCCTTCGAAAAATCGCGACAAGCACAAGTCGTCGCACAGCCGCGACAACAAATCGTCCCACGGCGACCGCAAGTCGTCCCACGGTGACCGCAAGTCGTCCCACAACGACCGCAAGTCGTCCCACAACGACCGCGACAAGCACAGCAAGTCCAACGGCGACCACAAGAAGTCCTCCAACGATAAATCTCATAAGCGCTCGCGGGACGACAGTCGCGAACATGAGCGCAGCTCTAAGAAATCCAA GAAATGA
- the LOC121731768 gene encoding FACT complex subunit spt16 isoform X1 encodes MSNISLDKDTFYRRIKRLYAAWKAAAADPKADDTLAKVDCLVSCVGVDEDTLYSKSTALQTWLFGYELPDTITVLTEHSMCFLASKKKIEFLRQIENGKEESDLPPVKLLIRDRNDKDKENFNKLIQEIKKSKSGKTLGVFAKDNYPGEFCESWKNTMKSEKFENVDVSSSIALLIAPKEDSEIITVKKACLVTVDVFTKYLKDQIMEIIDSDKKVKHSKLAEGVEAAISDKKYVTGVDTSQVDMCYPPIIQSGGNYSLKFSAVSDKNHLHFGAIICSLGARYKSYCSNIVRTLLVNPTDEVQSNYNFLLNLEEEVMKRLVSGAKLSAVYEAGLELAKKEKPDLVENLTKTFGFAMGIEFRESSIVIGPKTSIVAKKGMVFNINIGLANLTNSAATEKEGKTYALFIGDTVLVNDEQPASLLTQSKKKIKNIGIFLKDDDEEEEEEKENKTEILENGGRGKRTAVIESKLRTEHSSEEKRKEHQKELAIALNEKAKERLAKQSSNKDSEKVRKNTVSYKSVSQMPRENEVKELKLYVDRKYETVILPIFGVPVPFHISTIKNISQSVEGDYTYLRINFFHPGATMGKNEGGNNQQPDATFVKEVTYRSTNTKEPGEISPPSANLNTGFRLIKEVQKKFKTREAEEREKEDLVKQDTLILSQSKGNPKLKDLYIRPNIVTKRMSGSLEAHSNGFRFTSVRGDKVDILYNNIKNAFFQPCDGEMIILLHFHLKHAIMFGKKKHVDVQFYTEVGEITTDLGKHQHMHDRDDLAAEQSERELRHKLKQAFKSFCERVENSTKQEVEFDTPFRELGFPGAPYRSTVLLQPTSGALVNLTEWPPFVIALEDVELVHFERVQFHLKNFDMVFVFKDYAKKVAMVNAVPMNMLDHVKEWLNSCDIRYSEGIQSLNWTKVMKTITDDIEGFFDNGGWSFLDPESDAENEQQEEDSEEEDDAYEPTDAESEEESEDDSEYDSEASDASDGDSEDEDDEESGKDWSDLEREAAEEDKERAMGGDDYERKRKAGHRDFHDNKKHKSSSHKSSSHKSSSHKSPSKHNSSSSPSKNRDKHKSSHSRDNKSSHGDRKSSHGDRKSSHNDRKSSHNDRDKHSKSNGDHKKSSNDKSHKRSRDDSREHERSSKKSKK; translated from the exons ATGTCTAATATATCTCTCGAcaaggatacattttatcgaCGAATAAAAAGGCTTTACGCAGCTTGGAAG GCGGCAGCTGCCGATCCCAAAGCTGATGATACATTAGCTAAAGTAGACTGCTTAGTTTCATGTGTCGGTGTCGATGAAGATACGTTGTACAGTAAATCTACCGCGTTGCAG ACTTGGTTATTTGGATATGAGTTGCCAGATACAATTACAGTACTTACAGAACACAGCATGTGTTTCCTTGCTAGCAAAAAGAAGATTGAGTTTCTGAGACAAATTGAGAATGGAAAAGAAGAAAGTGATTTACCTCCAGTGAAACTTCTTATAAGAGATAGA aaTGATAAGGACAAGGAAAACTTTAATAAACTTATACAAGAGATTAAAAAGTCTAAGTCTGGTAAGACATTGGGTGTATTTGCTAAAGATAACTATCCGGGAGAGTTCTGTGAGAGTTGGAAAAACACCATGAAATCGGAAAAGTTTGAAAATGTAGATGTCAGTTCATCGATCGCTTTGTTGATCGCACCAAAGGAGGACTCGGAGATTATTACAGTGAAAAAGGCCTGCTTAGTCACAGTTGATGTTTTCACAAAGTATTTAAAAGACCAAATCATGGAGATCATAGATTCAGACAAG AaagtaaaacattcaaaattagcGGAGGGCGTAGAAGCTGCGATATCAGATAAGAAATATGTAACAGGAGTAGATACAAGTCAAGTCGACATGTGCTATCCCCCGATAATTCAGTCTGGCGGCAACTACAGTTTGAAATTCAGTGCAGTGTCtgacaaaaaccatttacacTTTGGCGCAATCATATGCTCTCTCGGAGCGAGATACAAATCCTACTGCTCAAATATCGTAAGAACATTGTTAGTGAACCCTACAGATGAagtacaaagtaattataatttcTTACTGAATTTGGAAGAGGAGGTCATGAAGAGACTAGTTTCTGGAGCAAAGCTCTCAGCGGTATATGAAGCGGGGCTGGAGCTGGCTAAAAAGGAAAAACCTGATCTCGTTGAAAATCTCACTAAAACCTTTGG atttgctATGGGtattgagttccgagaaagttCTATAGTGATTGGCCCAAAAACATCTATTGTGGCTAAGAAAGGCATGGTGTTTAATATCAACATTGGCTTGGCCAACTTAACCAACAGTGCAGCAACGGAAAAAGAAGGAAAA acaTATGCATTGTTTATTGGTGATACAGTACTTGTGAACGATGAGCAACCCGCGTCTCTGTTGACGCAATCTAAAAAGAAAATCAAAAACATTGGTATCTTCTTGAAAGACGATGAtgaggaggaagaagaagaaaaggAAAACAAGACTGAAATACTTG AAAATGGAG GCAGAGGCAAAAGAACGGCAGTAATAGAATCCAAACTCCGTACGGAACATTCTTCAGAAGAAAAACGTAAGGAACATCAAAAGGAGCTGGCTATAGCTCTCAATGAGAAGGCTAAAGAGCGATTGGCGAAACAGTCTAGTAATAAGGACAGTGAGAAAGTGAGGAAGAATACCGTATCCTACAAGAGTGTCAGTCAAATGCCTAGAGAGAATGAAGTCAAGGAGTTGAAATTGTATGTTG ATCGCAAATACGAAACAGTTATCCTGCCTATATTCGGTGTGCCCGTACCATTCCATATTTCGACGATAAAGAACATCTCTCAGTCAGTTGAGGGTGATTATACTTACCTGAGAATAAACTTCTTCCATCCCGGAGCGACGATGGGCAAGAACGAGGGTGGTAATAACCAGCAACCAGATGCCACATTTGTTAAAGAAGT TACCTACAGAAGCACAAACACAAAGGAACCCGGTGAAATATCTCCCCCATCAGCAAATCTCAACACAGGCTTCAGACTCATCAAAGAAGTTCAAAAGAAATTCAAGACGAGAGAAGCAGAAGAAAGAGAGAAAGAGGATTTAGTTAAGCAAGACACACTAATACTGTCACAAAGTAAAGGCAATCCGAAGCTGAAAGATTTATACATTAGACCCAATATAGTTACAAAGAGAATGAGCGGCTCCCTGGAAGCACATTCTAACGGGTTCAGGTTTACATCAGTCAGAGGGGATAAAGTGGACATACTGTATAACAACATCAAGAATGCATTCTTCCAACCGTGCGACGGAGAAATGATTATTCTACTACATTTCCATTTGAAACATGCAATAATGTTTG GTAAAAAGAAACACGTGGACGTCCAATTCTACACGGAAGTGGGTGAGATCACCACGGACTTGGGCAAACACCAGCACATGCATGACAGAGACGATCTGGCCGCTGAACAGAGTGAGAGGGAGCTCCGACATAAACTTAAGCAGGCCTTCAAGAGCTTCTGTGAGCGAGTCGAGAATAGCACCAAACAAGAGGTCGAGTTCGACACGCCCTTCCG GGAGTTAGGTTTCCCTGGTGCACCATACCGCAGCACAGTTCTACTGCAGCCAACGTCTGGAGCACTAGTCAACCTCACCGAATGGCCTCCATTTGTCATCGCACTAGAAGATGTAGAGCTGGTACACTTTGAGCGAGTTCAGTTCCACCTAAAGAACTTCGATATGGTGTTTGTGTTTAAGGATTATGCAAAGAAGGTGGCTATGGTCAACGCTGTACCGATGAACATGCTTGACCATGTGAAAGAATGGCTCAA TTCTTGCGATATCCGCTACTCGGAGGGTATACAGTCTTTGAACTGGACCAAAGTCATGAAAACCATCACAGACGATATTGAGGGATTCTTCGACAATGGAGGCTGGTCCTTCTTGGATCCCGAGTCTGATGCTGAAAACGAGCAGCAG GAGGAAGATTCTGAGGAGGAGGATGACGCATACGAGCCGACGGACGCCGAGTCCGAGGAGGAATCTGAGGACGACTCCGAGTACGACTCCGAAGCCTCCGACGCCTCGGACGGCGACAGCGAAG ACGAGGACGACGAGGAGTCCGGCAAGGACTGGTCGGACCTCGAGCGGGAGGCGGCGGAGGAGGACAAGGAGCGCGCGATGGGCGGCGACGACTACGAGCGGAAACGGAAGGCCGGACACCGCGACTTCCACGACAACAAGAAGCACAAGAGCTCCTCGCACAAGAGCTCCAGC CACAAGAGCTCCAGCCACAAGAGCCCATCCAAGCATAATAGCAGCAgcag TCCTTCGAAAAATCGCGACAAGCACAAGTCGTCGCACAGCCGCGACAACAAATCGTCCCACGGCGACCGCAAGTCGTCCCACGGTGACCGCAAGTCGTCCCACAACGACCGCAAGTCGTCCCACAACGACCGCGACAAGCACAGCAAGTCCAACGGCGACCACAAGAAGTCCTCCAACGATAAATCTCATAAGCGCTCGCGGGACGACAGTCGCGAACATGAGCGCAGCTCTAAGAAATCCAA GAAATGA
- the LOC121731768 gene encoding FACT complex subunit spt16 isoform X4, giving the protein MSNISLDKDTFYRRIKRLYAAWKAAAADPKADDTLAKVDCLVSCVGVDEDTLYSKSTALQTWLFGYELPDTITVLTEHSMCFLASKKKIEFLRQIENGKEESDLPPVKLLIRDRNDKDKENFNKLIQEIKKSKSGKTLGVFAKDNYPGEFCESWKNTMKSEKFENVDVSSSIALLIAPKEDSEIITVKKACLVTVDVFTKYLKDQIMEIIDSDKKVKHSKLAEGVEAAISDKKYVTGVDTSQVDMCYPPIIQSGGNYSLKFSAVSDKNHLHFGAIICSLGARYKSYCSNIVRTLLVNPTDEVQSNYNFLLNLEEEVMKRLVSGAKLSAVYEAGLELAKKEKPDLVENLTKTFGFAMGIEFRESSIVIGPKTSIVAKKGMVFNINIGLANLTNSAATEKEGKTYALFIGDTVLVNDEQPASLLTQSKKKIKNIGIFLKDDDEEEEEEKENKTEILGRGKRTAVIESKLRTEHSSEEKRKEHQKELAIALNEKAKERLAKQSSNKDSEKVRKNTVSYKSVSQMPRENEVKELKLYVDRKYETVILPIFGVPVPFHISTIKNISQSVEGDYTYLRINFFHPGATMGKNEGGNNQQPDATFVKEVTYRSTNTKEPGEISPPSANLNTGFRLIKEVQKKFKTREAEEREKEDLVKQDTLILSQSKGNPKLKDLYIRPNIVTKRMSGSLEAHSNGFRFTSVRGDKVDILYNNIKNAFFQPCDGEMIILLHFHLKHAIMFGKKKHVDVQFYTEVGEITTDLGKHQHMHDRDDLAAEQSERELRHKLKQAFKSFCERVENSTKQEVEFDTPFRELGFPGAPYRSTVLLQPTSGALVNLTEWPPFVIALEDVELVHFERVQFHLKNFDMVFVFKDYAKKVAMVNAVPMNMLDHVKEWLNSCDIRYSEGIQSLNWTKVMKTITDDIEGFFDNGGWSFLDPESDAENEQQEEDSEEEDDAYEPTDAESEEESEDDSEYDSEASDASDGDSEDEDDEESGKDWSDLEREAAEEDKERAMGGDDYERKRKAGHRDFHDNKKHKSSSHKSSSHKSPSKHNSSSSPSKNRDKHKSSHSRDNKSSHGDRKSSHGDRKSSHNDRKSSHNDRDKHSKSNGDHKKSSNDKSHKRSRDDSREHERSSKKSKK; this is encoded by the exons ATGTCTAATATATCTCTCGAcaaggatacattttatcgaCGAATAAAAAGGCTTTACGCAGCTTGGAAG GCGGCAGCTGCCGATCCCAAAGCTGATGATACATTAGCTAAAGTAGACTGCTTAGTTTCATGTGTCGGTGTCGATGAAGATACGTTGTACAGTAAATCTACCGCGTTGCAG ACTTGGTTATTTGGATATGAGTTGCCAGATACAATTACAGTACTTACAGAACACAGCATGTGTTTCCTTGCTAGCAAAAAGAAGATTGAGTTTCTGAGACAAATTGAGAATGGAAAAGAAGAAAGTGATTTACCTCCAGTGAAACTTCTTATAAGAGATAGA aaTGATAAGGACAAGGAAAACTTTAATAAACTTATACAAGAGATTAAAAAGTCTAAGTCTGGTAAGACATTGGGTGTATTTGCTAAAGATAACTATCCGGGAGAGTTCTGTGAGAGTTGGAAAAACACCATGAAATCGGAAAAGTTTGAAAATGTAGATGTCAGTTCATCGATCGCTTTGTTGATCGCACCAAAGGAGGACTCGGAGATTATTACAGTGAAAAAGGCCTGCTTAGTCACAGTTGATGTTTTCACAAAGTATTTAAAAGACCAAATCATGGAGATCATAGATTCAGACAAG AaagtaaaacattcaaaattagcGGAGGGCGTAGAAGCTGCGATATCAGATAAGAAATATGTAACAGGAGTAGATACAAGTCAAGTCGACATGTGCTATCCCCCGATAATTCAGTCTGGCGGCAACTACAGTTTGAAATTCAGTGCAGTGTCtgacaaaaaccatttacacTTTGGCGCAATCATATGCTCTCTCGGAGCGAGATACAAATCCTACTGCTCAAATATCGTAAGAACATTGTTAGTGAACCCTACAGATGAagtacaaagtaattataatttcTTACTGAATTTGGAAGAGGAGGTCATGAAGAGACTAGTTTCTGGAGCAAAGCTCTCAGCGGTATATGAAGCGGGGCTGGAGCTGGCTAAAAAGGAAAAACCTGATCTCGTTGAAAATCTCACTAAAACCTTTGG atttgctATGGGtattgagttccgagaaagttCTATAGTGATTGGCCCAAAAACATCTATTGTGGCTAAGAAAGGCATGGTGTTTAATATCAACATTGGCTTGGCCAACTTAACCAACAGTGCAGCAACGGAAAAAGAAGGAAAA acaTATGCATTGTTTATTGGTGATACAGTACTTGTGAACGATGAGCAACCCGCGTCTCTGTTGACGCAATCTAAAAAGAAAATCAAAAACATTGGTATCTTCTTGAAAGACGATGAtgaggaggaagaagaagaaaaggAAAACAAGACTGAAATACTTG GCAGAGGCAAAAGAACGGCAGTAATAGAATCCAAACTCCGTACGGAACATTCTTCAGAAGAAAAACGTAAGGAACATCAAAAGGAGCTGGCTATAGCTCTCAATGAGAAGGCTAAAGAGCGATTGGCGAAACAGTCTAGTAATAAGGACAGTGAGAAAGTGAGGAAGAATACCGTATCCTACAAGAGTGTCAGTCAAATGCCTAGAGAGAATGAAGTCAAGGAGTTGAAATTGTATGTTG ATCGCAAATACGAAACAGTTATCCTGCCTATATTCGGTGTGCCCGTACCATTCCATATTTCGACGATAAAGAACATCTCTCAGTCAGTTGAGGGTGATTATACTTACCTGAGAATAAACTTCTTCCATCCCGGAGCGACGATGGGCAAGAACGAGGGTGGTAATAACCAGCAACCAGATGCCACATTTGTTAAAGAAGT TACCTACAGAAGCACAAACACAAAGGAACCCGGTGAAATATCTCCCCCATCAGCAAATCTCAACACAGGCTTCAGACTCATCAAAGAAGTTCAAAAGAAATTCAAGACGAGAGAAGCAGAAGAAAGAGAGAAAGAGGATTTAGTTAAGCAAGACACACTAATACTGTCACAAAGTAAAGGCAATCCGAAGCTGAAAGATTTATACATTAGACCCAATATAGTTACAAAGAGAATGAGCGGCTCCCTGGAAGCACATTCTAACGGGTTCAGGTTTACATCAGTCAGAGGGGATAAAGTGGACATACTGTATAACAACATCAAGAATGCATTCTTCCAACCGTGCGACGGAGAAATGATTATTCTACTACATTTCCATTTGAAACATGCAATAATGTTTG GTAAAAAGAAACACGTGGACGTCCAATTCTACACGGAAGTGGGTGAGATCACCACGGACTTGGGCAAACACCAGCACATGCATGACAGAGACGATCTGGCCGCTGAACAGAGTGAGAGGGAGCTCCGACATAAACTTAAGCAGGCCTTCAAGAGCTTCTGTGAGCGAGTCGAGAATAGCACCAAACAAGAGGTCGAGTTCGACACGCCCTTCCG GGAGTTAGGTTTCCCTGGTGCACCATACCGCAGCACAGTTCTACTGCAGCCAACGTCTGGAGCACTAGTCAACCTCACCGAATGGCCTCCATTTGTCATCGCACTAGAAGATGTAGAGCTGGTACACTTTGAGCGAGTTCAGTTCCACCTAAAGAACTTCGATATGGTGTTTGTGTTTAAGGATTATGCAAAGAAGGTGGCTATGGTCAACGCTGTACCGATGAACATGCTTGACCATGTGAAAGAATGGCTCAA TTCTTGCGATATCCGCTACTCGGAGGGTATACAGTCTTTGAACTGGACCAAAGTCATGAAAACCATCACAGACGATATTGAGGGATTCTTCGACAATGGAGGCTGGTCCTTCTTGGATCCCGAGTCTGATGCTGAAAACGAGCAGCAG GAGGAAGATTCTGAGGAGGAGGATGACGCATACGAGCCGACGGACGCCGAGTCCGAGGAGGAATCTGAGGACGACTCCGAGTACGACTCCGAAGCCTCCGACGCCTCGGACGGCGACAGCGAAG ACGAGGACGACGAGGAGTCCGGCAAGGACTGGTCGGACCTCGAGCGGGAGGCGGCGGAGGAGGACAAGGAGCGCGCGATGGGCGGCGACGACTACGAGCGGAAACGGAAGGCCGGACACCGCGACTTCCACGACAACAAGAAGCACAAGAGCTCCTCGCACAAGAGCTCCAGCCACAAGAGCCCGTCCAAGCATAATAGCAGCAGCAG TCCTTCGAAAAATCGCGACAAGCACAAGTCGTCGCACAGCCGCGACAACAAATCGTCCCACGGCGACCGCAAGTCGTCCCACGGTGACCGCAAGTCGTCCCACAACGACCGCAAGTCGTCCCACAACGACCGCGACAAGCACAGCAAGTCCAACGGCGACCACAAGAAGTCCTCCAACGATAAATCTCATAAGCGCTCGCGGGACGACAGTCGCGAACATGAGCGCAGCTCTAAGAAATCCAA GAAATGA